Proteins encoded by one window of uncultured Draconibacterium sp.:
- a CDS encoding RagB/SusD family nutrient uptake outer membrane protein: MIKYISKIAVLLFIIVFTACEDTFLSPDPSGVITSSNFFSNDTELEAAILNMYDGIQGVNSTSTSDNHGIMYEFYITEMRTDNTETKSSEGEDAQFESFTVEATNGRVSDYYDSYYNIIYRANLVLENLDVASEEAVGAFEGEAKFVRAYAYFNLVRLFGDVPLVDKVISPSDSETAYTRVSTATIYDLIESDLQTAIDNLDNTYKGRASKAAAQALLAKVYLTQGENYDSAQSLCEDVMASGFSLEPNFKDVFYNELNDEIIFAVEYLGDLTDDSQNFSAEWLNAVGRTSGVNYVTANAREALDAMGGDRTMYSYRQDAKQYEKYQVVKYLPNGDSNLGIDPTSSDPQKAGNDWIVLRYADVLLMHVEAIMAGGAETSSSSAINSFMQVRNRAGITDAVSTITKEDLLNERRVELAFENHRFFDLVRFGMAEQVLSAFSNETGGSFSATDLLLPIPQREINLSKGLLTQNPGY; encoded by the coding sequence ATGATTAAGTATATAAGCAAAATAGCAGTGCTTCTTTTTATAATAGTATTCACTGCGTGTGAGGACACATTTTTGAGCCCGGACCCTTCTGGTGTTATAACTTCTTCTAACTTCTTTTCAAACGATACTGAATTGGAAGCAGCCATTCTAAATATGTATGATGGAATTCAGGGAGTTAATTCTACAAGTACATCCGATAATCACGGAATAATGTATGAGTTCTATATAACAGAAATGAGAACTGACAATACCGAGACTAAGAGTAGTGAAGGAGAAGATGCGCAGTTTGAAAGTTTTACAGTGGAAGCAACAAATGGTCGGGTTTCGGACTATTACGATAGTTATTACAACATCATTTACAGAGCAAATCTGGTTTTAGAAAACTTAGATGTAGCATCAGAAGAAGCTGTTGGTGCTTTTGAAGGCGAAGCGAAGTTTGTAAGGGCCTATGCCTACTTTAATTTAGTGCGCTTGTTTGGCGATGTACCTTTGGTAGATAAAGTAATTAGTCCATCTGATTCAGAAACAGCTTATACAAGAGTATCTACTGCTACAATTTACGACTTAATTGAATCTGACTTACAAACTGCGATTGATAATCTTGACAATACATATAAGGGAAGAGCCTCGAAAGCAGCAGCCCAGGCATTATTAGCTAAAGTGTATTTAACTCAGGGTGAAAATTACGACTCGGCACAAAGCTTGTGTGAGGACGTAATGGCAAGTGGTTTTTCGTTAGAGCCTAATTTTAAAGATGTATTTTATAATGAGCTAAATGACGAGATCATTTTTGCTGTTGAGTATCTTGGAGACCTTACTGATGACAGCCAAAACTTCTCGGCTGAATGGTTGAATGCAGTTGGTAGAACCAGTGGTGTTAACTATGTTACTGCCAATGCTCGAGAGGCTTTAGATGCAATGGGTGGTGATAGAACAATGTACTCCTATCGTCAGGATGCCAAGCAATATGAAAAATACCAGGTTGTAAAGTACCTTCCAAACGGAGATAGCAATTTGGGAATTGACCCAACTTCGAGCGACCCACAAAAAGCGGGTAACGACTGGATAGTTTTACGCTATGCCGATGTATTGTTAATGCACGTTGAAGCAATTATGGCAGGTGGTGCCGAAACTTCAAGCTCATCAGCAATCAATTCTTTTATGCAGGTGCGTAACCGGGCTGGAATTACCGATGCGGTATCTACAATTACCAAAGAAGATTTATTAAATGAACGTAGAGTGGAACTCGCATTCGAAAATCACAGATTCTTTGATTTAGTGCGCTTTGGAATGGCTGAACAAGTATTATCAGCTTTCTCTAACGAAACAGGTGGAAGTTTCTCAGCAACTGATTTATTGTTACCAATACCTCAGCGAGAGATTAACTTAAGTAAAGGATTGCTCACGCAAAATCCTGGTTACTAA
- a CDS encoding PKD domain-containing protein: MKNNILNTKRNQSSVWKLMILVLAVFFTACDFAYDLPEANSKPDETPPSAYFTYAQGQGTAEEWKDYTFSNLSSSATDYVWDFGDGNTSTDVDGKNTYSGEGTFTVTLTASDKLGVTSTYSETIEVVEPEEPEAIIPVILEPSFEDLTLPDGTGDGRDSWRNDFGGVIQITSSPVYDGSQAAKFPSAGDRVGYQDGIVVSPNTDYILTYYYTMKSGDGNLTVKVLGGTISDLSEADDATLGEHVGTDTSDSSTYVQVSIPFNTGTNGSIAILITNEGVECRADLFEIEVAEQN, encoded by the coding sequence ATGAAGAATAACATATTAAATACAAAACGAAATCAAAGCTCTGTTTGGAAGTTGATGATCTTGGTATTAGCAGTTTTTTTTACAGCTTGTGATTTTGCATACGATTTGCCCGAGGCAAATTCAAAACCAGATGAAACACCACCGAGTGCATACTTTACTTATGCGCAAGGGCAAGGTACTGCTGAAGAATGGAAAGACTATACTTTTTCAAATTTATCCAGTAGCGCGACTGACTACGTATGGGATTTTGGAGATGGTAATACGTCAACAGATGTAGATGGTAAAAATACCTATTCGGGAGAAGGAACCTTTACGGTAACTTTAACCGCATCAGATAAACTGGGTGTAACCAGTACATATTCTGAAACTATTGAAGTTGTTGAACCTGAAGAGCCAGAGGCTATTATTCCTGTCATTTTAGAGCCTAGTTTTGAGGACTTAACCTTGCCTGATGGAACAGGAGATGGTAGAGATTCATGGAGAAACGATTTTGGTGGAGTCATTCAAATTACCAGCAGCCCTGTTTACGATGGTTCGCAAGCAGCTAAATTCCCTTCAGCGGGTGATCGAGTTGGTTACCAGGATGGTATTGTTGTTTCACCAAATACTGATTATATACTTACCTATTATTATACCATGAAGAGTGGTGATGGTAACTTAACGGTAAAGGTTTTGGGTGGAACAATAAGCGATTTATCTGAAGCAGACGATGCTACATTAGGCGAGCACGTAGGTACCGACACATCTGATTCAAGTACCTATGTACAAGTTTCAATTCCATTTAATACAGGAACAAACGGAAGCATTGCTATACTTATTACCAACGAAGGTGTTGAGTGTCGTGCTGACTTATTTGAAATTGAAGTAGCGGAGCAAAACTAA
- a CDS encoding polysaccharide lyase family 7 protein translates to MFKSIVNIIFLSLSFCLAMAGVSCQDSTDDALDIVTPEEEIDYKLPDIDLSNWKVTLPIGNPTEVLPPEILDYATNETLKPFMYNDSIEGALVFYTYPGASTANSSYSRTELRELMNPEDYGKTNWTFAQGGYMKGTLAMADISEDDAGNYHRTIIMQIHGRLTDEQRDLIDAKDNNAPPILKIYWAFGNVRVKTKVLKNLDASYEELLETDAWGDDDGYTFSEPVGFEKFTLEVKVSDGRMEVILNGKESVVYDDIHIEKWGVFENYFKAGNYLVTHDENAFSKVKYFDLEVNHE, encoded by the coding sequence ATGTTTAAGTCAATCGTAAATATAATCTTTCTAAGTCTTAGCTTTTGTTTAGCAATGGCTGGTGTTAGTTGTCAGGACTCAACGGACGATGCGCTTGATATTGTAACACCAGAAGAGGAGATAGATTATAAATTACCTGATATTGATTTAAGTAATTGGAAAGTAACACTTCCGATTGGAAATCCAACGGAAGTGTTACCTCCTGAAATATTGGATTATGCCACAAATGAAACGTTAAAGCCTTTTATGTACAACGATTCCATCGAAGGAGCACTGGTGTTTTATACTTATCCAGGAGCATCTACCGCAAATTCTTCATACTCAAGAACAGAGCTGAGGGAGTTAATGAATCCTGAGGATTATGGGAAAACGAATTGGACATTTGCGCAAGGTGGATATATGAAAGGAACTCTGGCAATGGCTGATATTTCGGAAGATGATGCAGGAAACTATCATCGGACTATTATCATGCAAATTCATGGTCGGTTAACCGATGAACAACGGGATTTAATTGACGCAAAAGATAACAACGCTCCTCCCATACTAAAGATTTACTGGGCTTTTGGAAACGTAAGAGTAAAAACAAAAGTGCTAAAAAATTTAGATGCTTCCTACGAAGAGTTACTTGAAACAGATGCCTGGGGCGATGACGATGGATATACGTTCTCAGAACCTGTTGGTTTTGAAAAATTCACGTTAGAAGTAAAAGTTTCAGATGGAAGGATGGAGGTCATTTTAAATGGGAAAGAATCAGTAGTTTATGATGACATCCATATTGAAAAATGGGGCGTATTCGAAAATTATTTTAAGGCGGGAAACTATCTGGTGACACATGATGAAAATGCCTTTTCGAAAGTTAAATACTTTGATTTGGAAGTGAATCATGAATAA
- a CDS encoding TIM barrel protein: MNSRRSFIKIASLASMVTLTGFTPVLGMSSLGSNSKRKVYIFSKHLQWLDFEEMALTAKEVGFDGIDLTVRPNGHVLPERVKEDLPKAIKAIKKAGLNADRMTTAITDPEDNLTIDILETAAKEGIKNYRLGWFDYDPSLSIEENIAGFNLKLKKLAKLNKQLGLTAAYQNHAGEMAGGPVWDMGLMLDGIDPNLVGVRYDIRHATVEGGTAWPLGMKFLADKINSFDVKDFIWKETEGTWRPFNVPVGEGMVDFERYFQIIDELSINGDFTLHLEYPIGGAEHGATTLSCSPDEVIKAMKNDLKTLRSFL; this comes from the coding sequence ATGAATTCACGAAGGTCGTTTATAAAAATAGCATCACTTGCTTCCATGGTGACTCTAACTGGTTTTACTCCTGTACTCGGGATGAGTAGTCTGGGATCCAATAGCAAAAGAAAGGTTTACATCTTTTCGAAACACCTGCAATGGTTGGATTTTGAGGAAATGGCATTAACAGCCAAAGAAGTTGGTTTTGATGGAATAGACTTAACTGTTCGCCCTAACGGTCATGTTTTACCGGAACGAGTAAAAGAAGATCTACCTAAAGCAATCAAAGCAATTAAAAAGGCCGGTTTAAATGCTGACCGAATGACCACTGCCATAACAGATCCGGAAGATAATTTAACTATTGATATTCTGGAAACAGCAGCAAAGGAGGGGATTAAGAATTATAGACTTGGGTGGTTTGACTATGATCCATCACTTTCTATTGAGGAGAACATCGCTGGATTCAATCTGAAATTAAAAAAATTGGCAAAGCTTAATAAACAATTGGGTTTGACTGCTGCCTATCAGAACCATGCCGGAGAAATGGCTGGTGGGCCTGTTTGGGATATGGGATTGATGTTGGATGGAATTGATCCGAATTTGGTTGGAGTAAGATACGACATCAGGCATGCAACGGTTGAAGGAGGTACAGCGTGGCCACTGGGAATGAAATTTCTTGCAGACAAAATCAATAGCTTCGATGTAAAAGATTTTATCTGGAAGGAAACTGAAGGAACCTGGCGACCTTTTAATGTGCCGGTAGGAGAAGGAATGGTCGATTTCGAACGCTATTTCCAAATCATAGATGAGTTAAGTATTAATGGTGACTTCACTCTTCACCTGGAATATCCAATTGGTGGTGCCGAACATGGAGCAACAACACTTTCCTGTTCTCCGGATGAGGTAATAAAAGCCATGAAAAATGACCTGAAAACTTTGCGGAGTTTCTTATAA
- a CDS encoding heparinase II/III family protein: MIQRFIYSCLLLLPFTVFAQNNGVAYSHVPTNAEIIELLDVDYSSELQAIQNNYKQGNTEQALEELAIYFKERFSERYFFDWKNFENRFSEYNQLYSDREVFHTKDAAKHLELYPASTQWKIGFENLKGETVTSYPYRHLTRQHKAGSIAFLYHYTGNKKYLDYIPEQAASLNAAFNNNQIEIIEDGNGAYECYRAGNRVWNWLLVHQILLASDDYSTTQQLEMIRTFLHTGAKLYHHHPVYTEGNHQTRGMSALAMLAFLFPEIKGADQWKERSLQRLEEHLEREIYPDGFQFERTVHYHVDDIENYFYPYQLAKLNNIELKPIWETRIKGLFDVLLKIAMPNKKAPVLQDDTDSPWAEYNEIDNTMALGAVLFGEPDYVYFASSKVSTEYYWYLKPEQLARLKLVQKNEPQLGSCELPETGYYVMRNGWGEKDVYAIVSAGLTPEKPDHQHADMLGLQVYAFGNVMLPNYQVRYYLHDFPEFKNSWVKSVALLDSIPQGLEWKGNQGGSGFGKFKNLPEPRVLAWEKNKEFDLFVGSHNGYDIEGVKTYRTVIFIKDGFWIVRDQFIANGGQHTTQQVWQGHYDLEKEEKHIRSVFQNGAGLEIIQLADSADQISKASSRGKGRSVFQKSFQNETSWTTLLFPFENFEERLMVDDYNEFKAIEWNIVSGINSPIKTNAKQVIYKKDAFILLETTEFTVDDNVVAVSSKSDLWVTLEEDKLEITNCGIIEVEINNTPVKPGKTVSL; the protein is encoded by the coding sequence ATGATTCAAAGATTTATATATAGTTGTTTGTTACTGCTGCCATTCACTGTGTTTGCACAAAATAATGGGGTAGCCTACAGTCATGTGCCTACAAACGCAGAAATTATTGAATTACTTGATGTTGATTACAGTTCAGAGCTACAGGCTATACAAAACAACTACAAGCAAGGAAATACAGAACAGGCTCTTGAAGAGCTTGCAATATATTTTAAGGAAAGATTCTCAGAACGCTATTTTTTCGATTGGAAAAACTTTGAAAATCGTTTCTCAGAATACAATCAATTGTATTCTGACCGAGAGGTTTTTCATACAAAAGATGCGGCAAAACATCTGGAATTGTATCCCGCCTCAACACAATGGAAAATAGGTTTTGAAAACCTGAAAGGCGAAACAGTTACATCTTATCCGTATCGCCACTTAACACGGCAACACAAAGCTGGTAGTATTGCATTTTTGTACCATTACACCGGCAACAAAAAATACCTGGATTATATTCCGGAGCAGGCTGCTTCTCTGAATGCAGCTTTCAACAACAATCAAATCGAAATTATTGAAGACGGTAATGGTGCTTACGAATGTTATCGTGCCGGAAACCGAGTTTGGAACTGGTTATTGGTTCATCAAATTCTTTTGGCATCTGATGATTATTCAACCACACAACAACTGGAAATGATTCGTACATTCTTGCATACGGGGGCCAAACTGTATCACCATCATCCGGTTTACACAGAAGGTAACCACCAAACCCGTGGTATGAGTGCTCTGGCTATGCTGGCATTTCTTTTTCCTGAAATAAAAGGTGCCGACCAGTGGAAAGAGCGGTCGTTACAACGTCTGGAAGAGCATCTTGAAAGAGAAATTTATCCCGATGGTTTTCAGTTCGAACGTACGGTACATTACCATGTCGACGATATTGAAAACTATTTTTATCCTTACCAGTTAGCCAAACTAAATAATATTGAATTAAAACCCATTTGGGAAACGAGAATAAAAGGGCTTTTTGATGTGTTGCTGAAAATTGCTATGCCCAACAAAAAAGCTCCCGTTTTACAAGACGATACCGATTCGCCCTGGGCTGAATACAACGAAATTGATAATACCATGGCTTTGGGAGCTGTTTTATTTGGCGAACCCGATTACGTTTATTTCGCCTCTTCAAAAGTGTCAACAGAATATTATTGGTATTTAAAACCGGAACAGCTGGCGCGGTTAAAATTAGTTCAGAAGAATGAGCCACAATTGGGATCATGCGAACTCCCGGAAACTGGTTATTATGTGATGCGAAACGGTTGGGGAGAGAAGGATGTCTATGCTATTGTATCGGCAGGCCTAACACCTGAGAAACCCGACCATCAGCATGCCGATATGCTGGGATTGCAGGTTTATGCATTTGGTAATGTTATGCTGCCGAACTACCAGGTAAGATACTATTTGCACGATTTCCCCGAATTTAAAAACTCATGGGTAAAAAGCGTTGCCTTGCTCGATTCAATCCCCCAGGGGCTTGAGTGGAAAGGAAACCAGGGCGGAAGTGGTTTTGGAAAGTTTAAAAATCTGCCCGAACCGAGAGTGTTGGCATGGGAAAAAAATAAGGAATTCGATCTTTTTGTGGGAAGCCACAATGGATACGACATAGAAGGAGTTAAAACCTACCGGACCGTAATTTTTATAAAAGATGGTTTCTGGATTGTTCGCGATCAATTTATTGCAAACGGTGGACAACATACAACACAGCAGGTTTGGCAGGGACATTACGATTTAGAAAAAGAAGAAAAACATATACGTTCAGTTTTTCAAAACGGAGCTGGATTGGAAATCATTCAATTGGCCGATTCTGCCGACCAAATTTCAAAAGCATCATCTCGAGGAAAGGGGAGAAGTGTATTTCAAAAAAGCTTTCAAAACGAAACTTCGTGGACGACACTTTTATTTCCATTTGAGAATTTTGAAGAGCGTTTGATGGTAGATGATTACAACGAATTTAAAGCAATCGAATGGAACATTGTTTCAGGGATAAACAGCCCGATTAAAACCAACGCAAAACAGGTGATCTATAAAAAAGATGCCTTTATCCTTTTGGAAACAACGGAATTTACAGTTGATGATAATGTAGTTGCTGTAAGCTCAAAAAGCGATTTATGGGTGACGCTCGAAGAAGATAAATTGGAAATAACCAATTGTGGAATAATAGAGGTGGAGATTAATAATACGCCGGTAAAACCAGGAAAAACAGTATCATTATAA
- a CDS encoding Nramp family divalent metal transporter: protein MSETKVNKTILQKIAALILSFGPGIFAIGYTIGTGSVTSMIVAGSSFGMQLLWVLLFSCIFSGVLIYTYGKYTLVTGETALFGFKNHFKAGKLIAILIIIGITFGQWNSLTGILGISANMIYEIVALYYPSISSSEYQVVLGIAIVIMVTFYGLLLVGKYTFFEKVLVIFVSIMGISFIASLLFVFPQPTEIIGGLIPSIPDVEGGQMLTAAFVGTTMAAATFLSRPLFVIGKGWTIKDLTKQKNDSITAAILVFVISGSIMAVACGALYHEGKVVSKVLDMVNTLEPIAGRFALTIFVFGTLSAGLSSIFPCLMIAPLLLADYQEGKLDTNSKQFRVVTAIAALVALWVPIAGENPIQAQILTQVFNVFVLPLVIVGILILANNKKRMGTHKISAFVNAGLVLALVFSLIISYNGAAAVLNYF from the coding sequence ATGAGTGAAACAAAGGTAAATAAAACCATATTACAAAAGATAGCCGCGCTAATACTGTCTTTTGGACCGGGCATTTTTGCCATTGGGTATACCATTGGTACGGGTAGCGTAACATCGATGATCGTTGCCGGTAGTAGCTTTGGTATGCAGTTGCTTTGGGTGCTACTGTTTAGTTGTATATTCTCGGGAGTATTAATTTATACTTACGGAAAGTATACCCTGGTAACCGGCGAAACCGCATTGTTTGGTTTTAAAAATCACTTTAAAGCCGGCAAACTTATAGCCATTCTTATTATTATAGGAATCACTTTTGGCCAATGGAATTCGCTAACAGGAATTCTTGGGATCTCTGCTAACATGATTTATGAAATTGTTGCTTTGTATTACCCGTCAATTAGCAGTTCAGAATACCAGGTAGTTTTAGGAATAGCTATTGTTATTATGGTAACGTTCTATGGCTTGCTGTTGGTAGGAAAATATACATTTTTCGAAAAGGTGTTAGTGATTTTTGTATCCATCATGGGTATATCATTTATTGCCTCGTTACTATTTGTATTTCCTCAGCCAACAGAAATTATCGGGGGGCTTATCCCGTCAATTCCCGATGTTGAAGGAGGCCAGATGTTAACAGCTGCTTTTGTGGGGACAACCATGGCAGCAGCCACTTTCCTTTCACGTCCGCTTTTTGTAATAGGAAAAGGCTGGACAATTAAAGATTTAACAAAACAGAAGAACGATTCGATAACCGCAGCTATTTTGGTTTTTGTAATTAGTGGTTCTATTATGGCAGTGGCTTGTGGGGCACTTTACCACGAAGGTAAAGTAGTATCCAAGGTACTCGATATGGTAAATACCCTTGAACCTATTGCCGGACGTTTTGCACTTACCATTTTTGTTTTCGGAACACTTAGTGCAGGACTTTCATCTATTTTCCCGTGTTTAATGATTGCGCCATTACTATTGGCGGATTACCAGGAAGGGAAATTAGATACCAATTCAAAACAGTTTAGAGTTGTTACTGCTATAGCTGCGCTGGTTGCTTTGTGGGTACCTATTGCCGGAGAAAATCCTATACAAGCCCAAATTCTAACACAGGTATTTAATGTATTTGTATTGCCATTGGTAATTGTCGGAATCCTTATTCTGGCTAACAATAAAAAACGTATGGGCACACACAAAATAAGTGCTTTTGTTAATGCCGGCCTTGTTTTGGCGCTGGTCTTTTCACTAATCATATCGTACAACGGCGCTGCTGCCGTTTTAAATTATTTCTAA
- a CDS encoding polysaccharide lyase 6 family protein, which yields MKLVKYILIILIMLRVAIPVNAEVYRVSTKNQLEDAVATVLPGDTVLLAAQQWDDVELEFKGEGSENAPIVFGAETLGQTIFTGNSRIEISGNWLVVRDFIFRDGDITESGSIIAFRTSSSTFAHNCRLTNVTIENYNPANGSIDTKYVSLYGTDNRVDHCSFSGKTNSGATFVVWLDATPDFHLIDHNYFGPRQDLGQNGGETIRIGTSDWERYNSNCVVEYNLFDECDGEIEIISNKSVGNHYRYNTFDNCEGTLTLRHGSDCRVYGNFFFGNDEKNCGGIRLIGPGHRVYNNYLENLEGTSYRAAICLANGVPNSPANRYRQVEDARVGFNTIVNCKEPFAIGAGADEEKSLAPISSFIENNLIVSKSGRDLVKVYSSASGVDWKGIYSDAEAIGIAADGFIQTEVPMVLDGKMYRPTSENPVIGAAVSGVFDTISVDIDGQTRPETAKDAGCDQLSDEEIMTFPVTKSDVGANYDFPTHSQIIEKPKYNISVTKGALNVNFENERRRIITLYSVSGKLLSSSQVYAQSYNQPVSQFPHFLIVEIREAGSKYAVKLIQ from the coding sequence ATGAAATTAGTAAAATACATACTGATAATATTAATAATGCTTCGGGTGGCAATACCTGTAAATGCTGAAGTTTATAGGGTAAGCACTAAAAACCAACTTGAAGATGCAGTTGCTACTGTTTTGCCCGGCGATACCGTATTGTTGGCCGCACAGCAATGGGATGATGTAGAACTGGAGTTTAAAGGCGAAGGAAGCGAAAATGCTCCGATTGTATTTGGTGCCGAAACACTCGGTCAAACTATCTTTACCGGTAATAGCCGTATTGAGATTAGTGGTAACTGGCTGGTGGTTCGCGACTTTATTTTCCGTGATGGCGATATTACCGAAAGCGGTTCTATTATTGCTTTCCGTACAAGCTCATCAACATTTGCTCACAATTGTCGTCTTACCAATGTTACCATCGAGAATTATAATCCAGCTAACGGAAGCATCGATACAAAATATGTTTCGCTTTATGGAACCGATAACCGTGTTGACCATTGTAGTTTCTCCGGGAAAACAAATTCAGGTGCAACTTTTGTAGTTTGGCTCGATGCAACACCAGATTTCCATTTAATCGATCATAACTATTTTGGCCCCCGCCAGGATTTAGGCCAAAACGGTGGAGAAACCATCCGGATTGGAACCAGTGACTGGGAAAGATACAATTCGAACTGTGTGGTAGAATACAACCTGTTTGATGAATGCGATGGTGAAATTGAAATCATTTCGAATAAATCGGTTGGTAACCACTACCGTTACAATACATTCGATAACTGTGAGGGTACGCTAACGCTCCGACACGGTTCGGATTGCCGGGTTTACGGAAACTTCTTTTTTGGCAATGATGAAAAGAATTGCGGCGGCATACGCCTCATTGGTCCGGGGCACCGGGTGTATAACAATTACCTCGAAAATCTGGAAGGAACTTCGTATCGTGCAGCCATTTGTTTGGCTAATGGAGTCCCCAATTCTCCGGCAAATCGTTATCGTCAGGTGGAGGATGCAAGGGTTGGTTTTAATACCATTGTAAATTGTAAAGAACCATTTGCCATTGGAGCTGGTGCTGATGAAGAGAAGTCTCTTGCTCCCATAAGTTCATTTATTGAAAACAATCTGATTGTTTCAAAATCGGGCCGTGATCTGGTAAAAGTTTACAGTTCTGCAAGTGGGGTAGATTGGAAGGGAATTTATTCCGATGCGGAAGCTATTGGAATTGCTGCCGATGGTTTCATTCAAACTGAAGTTCCAATGGTTTTGGATGGGAAAATGTATAGACCAACTTCCGAAAATCCGGTGATTGGAGCTGCTGTTTCAGGTGTATTTGATACTATATCTGTTGACATTGACGGGCAAACCAGGCCAGAAACAGCAAAAGACGCTGGATGTGACCAACTTTCGGATGAGGAAATAATGACTTTTCCGGTAACGAAATCTGATGTTGGTGCGAATTACGATTTTCCAACTCATTCGCAAATAATAGAAAAACCAAAGTATAATATTTCAGTAACTAAAGGGGCATTAAATGTAAACTTTGAGAACGAAAGGAGACGAATAATAACGCTTTATTCCGTTTCTGGGAAGTTACTTTCTTCTTCACAGGTTTATGCCCAAAGTTATAATCAACCGGTAAGTCAGTTTCCCCACTTTTTGATAGTAGAGATTCGTGAAGCCGGCAGTAAATACGCAGTAAAACTAATTCAATAA